The following are from one region of the Paenibacillus sabinae T27 genome:
- the rpoC gene encoding DNA-directed RNA polymerase subunit beta', producing MLDVNNFEFMKIGLASPEKIRSWSRGEVKKPETINYRTLKPEKEGLFCERIFGPQKDWECHCGKYKRVRYKGVVCDRCGVEVTRAKVRRERMGHIELAAPVSHIWYFKGIPSRMGLALDMSPRSLEEIIYFASYVVTDPGDTPLEKKQLLSEKEYRSYREKYGYGFQASMGAEAVKKLLQDLDIEKELEFLKEELRTAQGQRRNRAIKRLEVIEAFRNSGNKPDWMIMDVLPVIPPELRPMVQLDGGRFATSDLNDLYRRVINRNNRLKRLLDLGAPDIIVQNEKRMLQEAVDALIDNGRRGRPVTGPGNRPLKSLSHMLKGKQGRFRQNLLGKRVDYSGRSVIVVGPYLKMYQCGLPKKMALELFKPFVMKELVNKGLAHNIKSAKRKVERVSPEVWDVLEEVIKEHPVLLNRAPTLHRLGIQAFEPILVEGHAIRLHPLVCTAYNADFDGDQMAVHVPLSAEAQAEARILMLASGNILNPKDGKPVVTPSQDMVLGSFYLTMDNKEEKGSGMILRTVNEAVSAYQRGTAGLHARVAIPVKALNKTSFTEKQQNAMLITTVGKIIFNEIFPESFPYINEATRDNLLQGTPERYFIYEKGANIPELLDAVPIAGAVGKEYLGSIIARCFEIYHTTKTSVILDKIKQLGFTYSTRAGVTIAVSDVIVPEEKKAILKESEEKVDIVAKQYRRGLITNEERYDRVIEIWSKTKDDLTNVLMKSMDRFNSIMLMVDSKARGNKSQITQLGGMRGLMATPSGRIFELPIKANFREGLTVLEYFISTHGARKGLADTALRTADSGYLTRRLVDVAQDVIVREEDCGTDKGFTVSRIQDGKEVIEDLYDRIEGRYCFETVRHPETGEIIVHRNDLIDSDKAEEIVNAGVSKLQIRSVLSCRARHGVCKKCYGRNLATGKHVEIGEAVGIIAAQSIGEPGTQLTMRTFHTGGVAGDDITQGLPRIQELFEARNPKGQATISEIDGVIKEIREAKDRREIEVQGEAESKVYSITYGSRLRVSEGQEIEAGDELTDGSIDPKEMLRIKGIRGVQNYILQEVQRVYRNQGVEINDKHVEVMIKQMLRKIRIIDAGDTNLLPGSFADIHEYEAANKEAILSGKEPAVAKPVLLGITKASLETDSFLSAASFQETTRVLTDAAIKGKVDQLLGLKENVIIGKLIPAGTGMNRYRNVKLINPEEEQDEVEALETVPAE from the coding sequence TTGTTGGACGTTAACAATTTTGAATTTATGAAAATCGGGCTGGCTTCCCCGGAGAAGATTCGTTCTTGGTCCCGCGGAGAAGTTAAGAAACCGGAAACCATCAACTATCGCACACTCAAGCCGGAGAAAGAGGGTCTTTTCTGCGAACGGATCTTCGGACCGCAAAAGGACTGGGAGTGTCACTGCGGCAAATACAAACGCGTCCGTTATAAAGGCGTAGTCTGTGACCGCTGCGGCGTTGAAGTTACACGCGCCAAAGTGCGCCGCGAGCGTATGGGCCATATTGAGCTCGCCGCTCCGGTATCCCATATCTGGTATTTCAAAGGCATTCCGAGCCGCATGGGTCTGGCTCTTGATATGTCCCCGAGATCGCTGGAAGAGATTATTTATTTCGCATCCTATGTTGTAACCGACCCTGGCGATACGCCTCTGGAGAAGAAACAGCTGCTGTCCGAGAAGGAATACCGCAGCTACCGCGAGAAGTACGGTTACGGCTTCCAGGCGAGCATGGGCGCAGAAGCGGTCAAGAAGCTGCTTCAGGATCTGGATATCGAAAAAGAGCTGGAGTTCCTTAAGGAAGAGCTGCGCACCGCCCAAGGCCAACGCCGCAACCGTGCGATCAAGCGCCTTGAAGTCATCGAAGCTTTCCGCAACTCCGGCAACAAGCCCGACTGGATGATCATGGACGTTCTCCCGGTTATTCCGCCGGAACTGCGTCCGATGGTACAGCTGGACGGTGGACGTTTTGCTACGTCTGACCTGAACGACCTGTACCGCCGCGTAATCAACCGCAACAACCGTCTGAAAAGACTGCTGGACCTTGGCGCTCCGGATATCATCGTGCAGAACGAGAAACGGATGCTTCAGGAAGCTGTCGACGCTTTGATCGACAACGGCCGCCGCGGCCGCCCGGTAACGGGTCCAGGCAACCGTCCGCTGAAATCGCTCAGCCATATGCTGAAAGGTAAGCAGGGCCGTTTCCGGCAGAACCTGCTCGGTAAACGGGTCGACTATTCCGGCCGTTCCGTTATCGTCGTAGGTCCTTACCTGAAAATGTACCAATGTGGTCTGCCTAAGAAAATGGCGCTGGAGCTGTTCAAGCCGTTCGTCATGAAAGAGCTGGTCAACAAGGGGCTTGCCCACAACATCAAGAGCGCGAAACGCAAAGTCGAGCGCGTCAGCCCAGAAGTTTGGGACGTTCTTGAAGAGGTAATCAAAGAGCATCCGGTTCTCCTGAACCGTGCCCCCACGCTTCACCGTCTCGGTATCCAGGCGTTTGAACCGATTCTGGTGGAAGGCCATGCCATTCGTCTTCACCCGCTCGTATGTACGGCTTACAACGCCGACTTTGACGGTGACCAGATGGCCGTTCACGTTCCGCTGTCCGCAGAAGCACAGGCGGAAGCCCGCATCCTGATGCTGGCGTCGGGCAACATTCTGAACCCGAAAGACGGTAAGCCGGTTGTTACCCCTTCCCAGGATATGGTTCTCGGTTCCTTCTATCTGACCATGGACAACAAGGAAGAAAAGGGCAGCGGCATGATTCTCCGTACCGTGAACGAAGCGGTCTCCGCTTACCAGCGCGGCACTGCAGGTCTTCATGCGCGTGTAGCCATCCCGGTCAAGGCGCTTAACAAGACCAGCTTCACCGAGAAGCAGCAGAATGCCATGCTGATCACAACGGTCGGCAAGATCATTTTCAACGAGATTTTCCCGGAAAGCTTCCCGTATATCAACGAAGCGACCCGTGACAATCTGCTGCAGGGAACGCCTGAGAGATATTTCATCTACGAAAAAGGCGCCAATATCCCTGAACTGCTCGATGCGGTTCCGATTGCGGGCGCTGTCGGCAAAGAATATCTGGGCTCTATCATCGCCCGTTGTTTCGAAATTTACCATACGACCAAAACATCGGTCATTCTTGATAAAATCAAGCAGCTTGGCTTCACTTACTCTACCCGTGCAGGTGTAACGATCGCCGTATCGGACGTAATCGTGCCAGAAGAGAAGAAAGCCATTCTGAAAGAATCCGAAGAGAAGGTCGACATTGTTGCCAAGCAGTACCGCCGCGGTCTGATTACCAATGAAGAACGGTATGACCGTGTAATTGAAATCTGGTCCAAGACCAAAGACGATCTGACGAACGTCCTCATGAAGTCGATGGACCGTTTCAACTCCATCATGCTCATGGTTGACTCTAAAGCCCGGGGTAACAAGTCGCAGATCACCCAGCTGGGCGGCATGCGCGGACTGATGGCGACGCCGTCGGGCCGTATCTTCGAACTTCCGATCAAAGCGAACTTCCGCGAAGGTCTGACCGTCTTGGAGTACTTTATCTCCACTCACGGCGCGCGGAAAGGTCTGGCCGATACGGCGCTTCGTACCGCCGACTCCGGTTACTTGACCCGTCGTCTCGTCGACGTGGCCCAAGACGTAATCGTCCGCGAAGAAGATTGCGGCACGGACAAAGGCTTTACCGTAAGCCGTATTCAGGACGGCAAAGAGGTTATCGAGGATCTGTACGACCGTATTGAAGGGCGGTATTGCTTTGAGACCGTCCGCCATCCGGAGACTGGTGAAATCATCGTGCACCGCAACGATCTGATCGATTCTGACAAAGCGGAAGAGATCGTTAATGCCGGAGTAAGCAAGCTGCAAATCCGTTCTGTGCTGAGCTGCCGCGCCCGTCACGGCGTCTGCAAGAAATGCTACGGACGCAACCTGGCGACCGGCAAGCACGTTGAGATCGGCGAAGCCGTCGGCATTATCGCCGCGCAGTCCATCGGTGAACCCGGAACGCAGCTTACCATGCGTACGTTCCATACCGGGGGCGTTGCGGGCGACGATATCACGCAAGGTCTTCCGCGTATTCAGGAGTTGTTCGAGGCCCGTAATCCGAAAGGCCAGGCGACAATCAGTGAAATCGACGGCGTGATCAAGGAAATCCGCGAAGCGAAGGACCGCCGCGAAATCGAGGTTCAAGGCGAAGCGGAATCCAAGGTGTACTCCATCACTTACGGTTCCCGCCTGCGCGTAAGCGAAGGCCAGGAGATCGAAGCCGGAGACGAGTTGACCGACGGCTCCATCGACCCGAAAGAGATGCTGCGCATCAAGGGTATCCGCGGGGTGCAGAACTACATTCTGCAGGAAGTACAGCGTGTATACCGGAACCAGGGCGTAGAAATCAACGACAAGCACGTTGAAGTCATGATCAAGCAGATGCTTCGCAAAATCCGCATCATCGACGCCGGCGACACGAATCTGCTGCCCGGATCGTTCGCGGATATCCATGAATACGAAGCGGCCAACAAGGAAGCGATCCTGTCCGGCAAAGAGCCGGCCGTGGCGAAGCCTGTGCTGCTGGGTATTACCAAAGCATCGCTTGAAACGGACTCCTTCCTCTCCGCGGCATCGTTCCAGGAGACAACGCGCGTGTTGACCGACGCCGCCATCAAGGGCAAAGTCGACCAACTGCTTGGTC
- the rpoB gene encoding DNA-directed RNA polymerase subunit beta gives MAGHLVQYGRRTRRSYARINEVLEVPNLIEIQQKSYDWFLEEGLREMFQDISPIQDFTGNLVLEFIDYSLGEPKYTVDDAKERDVTYAAPLRVKVRLINKETGEVKEQEVFMGDFPLMTETGTFIINGAERVIVSQLVRSPSVYFSTKVDKNGKKTYTATVIPNRGAWLELETDAKDIMYVRIDRTRKIPVTVLLRALGFGSDAEILDLLGNDEYIRNTLDKDNTDSTEKALIEIYERLRPGEPPTLDNAKSLLVARFFDPKRYDLANVGRYKINKKLHIKNRLFNQRLAQPLVDESTGEILGETGQMVDRRLLDKLLPYFEQQDMAAKTYRVSGGVLDNEDIPLQTVEVFSPIEEGRVIKLIANGNIDKSVKHITQADIISSISYFINLLHGIGNTDDIDHLGNRRLRSVGELLQNQFRIGLSRMERVVRERMSIQDANAITPQALINIRPVIASIKEFFGSSQLSQFMDQTNPLAELTHKRRLSALGPGGLTRERAGFEVRDVHHSHYGRMCPIETPEGPNIGLINSLSTFARINEYGFIEAPYRWVDPKTGQVTEQIDYLTADEEDNYVVAQANAELTEEGAFADEMVIVRYNKLSDNITTMPSSRVDYMDVSPKQVVSVATALIPFLENDDSNRALMGSNMQRQAVPLLIPKAPLVGTGMEHKSAKDSGVCIVSKYDGIIERSSANEIWLRRVETVDGKEVKGDIVKYKLHKFMRSNQGTCINQRPLAKRGDIVKKGDILADGPSTEMGELALGRNVVVAFMTWEGYNYEDAILLSEKLVKEDVYTSIHIEEYESEARDTKLGPEEITRDIPNVGEEALRNLDERGIIRIGAEISAGDILVGKVTPKGVTELTAEERLLHAIFGEKAREVRDTSLRVPHGSDGIIVDVKVFTRENGDELPPGVNQLVRVYIAQKRKISEGDKMAGRHGNKGVVARILPEEDMPFLPDGTPVQVVLNPLGVPSRMNIGQVLEVHLGFAAMRLGIHVATPVFDGAREYDVFDTMEEAGMQRNGKTILYDGRTGERFEREVTVGVMHMIKLAHMVDDKIHARSTGPYSLVTQQPLGGKAQFGGQRFGEMEVWALEAYGAAYTLQEILTVKSDDVVGRVKTYESIVKGENVPEPGVPESFKVLIKELQSLGMDVKILSGDEQEIEMKELDDEDETSSDKLSLNLEGAEVGVE, from the coding sequence TTGGCAGGACATCTTGTTCAGTATGGTCGACGCACTCGGCGAAGCTATGCAAGAATTAACGAGGTACTCGAGGTCCCGAACCTGATTGAAATCCAACAAAAATCATACGATTGGTTTTTGGAGGAAGGGCTGCGTGAAATGTTCCAGGACATCTCGCCGATTCAGGATTTCACGGGCAACCTGGTGCTGGAGTTCATTGATTACAGCTTGGGCGAACCGAAGTATACGGTGGATGACGCCAAAGAGCGTGACGTGACGTATGCGGCGCCGCTTCGGGTGAAGGTGCGACTCATCAACAAGGAGACCGGAGAGGTCAAGGAACAGGAAGTGTTCATGGGAGATTTCCCGCTGATGACGGAGACCGGTACGTTTATTATTAACGGTGCGGAACGGGTAATTGTCAGCCAGTTGGTTCGCTCTCCTAGCGTCTACTTTAGCACTAAAGTGGATAAGAACGGCAAAAAAACCTATACCGCCACAGTCATCCCGAACCGCGGAGCCTGGCTGGAGCTGGAGACCGACGCGAAGGACATCATGTATGTCCGGATCGACCGTACCCGGAAAATTCCGGTTACCGTGCTGCTGCGTGCTCTCGGATTCGGCAGCGACGCCGAAATTCTGGATCTGCTTGGCAATGATGAATATATTCGCAATACCCTGGATAAGGACAACACGGACTCCACGGAAAAAGCGCTCATCGAAATTTACGAGCGTCTTCGTCCGGGTGAACCGCCGACACTCGATAACGCCAAGAGCTTGCTCGTCGCGCGTTTCTTCGATCCGAAGCGTTACGATCTGGCGAACGTGGGCCGCTACAAAATCAACAAGAAGCTCCACATCAAGAACCGTCTTTTCAACCAGCGTCTGGCTCAGCCTTTGGTGGATGAGTCGACCGGGGAGATTCTGGGCGAAACCGGTCAAATGGTCGACCGCCGTCTCCTTGATAAACTGCTGCCGTACTTCGAGCAGCAGGATATGGCTGCGAAGACTTACCGCGTAAGCGGAGGTGTGCTCGATAATGAGGATATTCCTCTTCAGACGGTCGAGGTGTTCTCGCCGATTGAAGAAGGTCGTGTGATCAAGCTGATCGCTAACGGCAATATCGATAAATCGGTCAAGCATATCACCCAGGCTGATATTATCTCCTCAATCAGCTACTTTATTAATCTGCTTCACGGCATCGGCAATACCGATGATATCGACCATTTGGGCAACCGTCGTCTGCGTTCCGTGGGCGAGCTTCTGCAGAACCAGTTCCGTATCGGTCTTTCACGGATGGAACGCGTAGTGCGGGAGAGAATGTCGATTCAGGACGCGAACGCGATCACGCCGCAGGCGCTGATTAATATCCGTCCGGTTATCGCGTCGATTAAGGAGTTCTTCGGAAGCTCCCAGCTGTCGCAGTTTATGGACCAGACGAATCCGCTTGCGGAGCTGACGCATAAACGCCGTTTGTCCGCGCTCGGTCCGGGCGGTCTGACACGTGAGCGCGCGGGCTTTGAGGTTCGCGACGTCCATCACAGTCACTACGGCCGGATGTGTCCGATCGAGACCCCGGAAGGTCCGAACATCGGTCTGATCAACTCCCTGTCGACTTTCGCCCGCATTAACGAGTATGGCTTCATCGAAGCGCCGTACCGTTGGGTCGATCCGAAGACGGGACAGGTCACTGAACAAATCGATTACCTCACGGCAGACGAGGAAGATAATTACGTAGTCGCTCAGGCGAATGCCGAGTTGACGGAGGAAGGCGCGTTTGCGGATGAGATGGTTATCGTCCGTTACAACAAGCTGTCCGACAACATCACGACAATGCCGAGCAGCCGAGTAGATTACATGGACGTTTCGCCAAAACAGGTTGTATCCGTCGCGACGGCGCTCATTCCGTTCCTTGAGAACGATGACTCCAACCGTGCGCTGATGGGTTCCAACATGCAGCGGCAGGCCGTTCCGCTGCTCATTCCGAAAGCGCCGCTCGTCGGCACGGGAATGGAGCATAAATCCGCTAAAGATTCGGGCGTATGTATCGTTTCCAAATACGACGGCATCATCGAGCGCTCGTCGGCCAACGAAATCTGGCTGCGGCGCGTTGAGACCGTCGACGGCAAAGAAGTTAAAGGCGACATTGTTAAATATAAATTACACAAATTTATGCGTTCGAACCAAGGAACCTGCATTAACCAGCGTCCTCTGGCCAAGAGAGGCGATATCGTCAAGAAAGGCGACATCCTGGCAGACGGTCCTTCCACGGAAATGGGCGAATTGGCTCTGGGTCGCAACGTTGTCGTTGCGTTCATGACGTGGGAAGGCTACAACTACGAGGATGCCATCCTACTTAGCGAGAAGCTGGTTAAAGAGGATGTATACACTTCGATCCATATCGAGGAATACGAATCCGAAGCGCGGGATACAAAGCTCGGACCGGAAGAAATTACGCGTGACATTCCGAACGTGGGCGAGGAAGCTCTTCGCAATCTGGATGAGCGCGGTATTATCCGGATCGGTGCCGAAATTAGCGCTGGCGACATTCTCGTCGGCAAGGTTACGCCAAAAGGCGTAACGGAGCTGACGGCGGAAGAACGTCTCCTGCATGCTATCTTCGGCGAGAAGGCACGTGAAGTGCGCGATACCTCTCTCCGTGTTCCTCACGGTAGTGATGGTATCATCGTCGATGTCAAAGTGTTTACTCGCGAGAACGGCGACGAGCTGCCTCCTGGCGTAAACCAGCTGGTTCGTGTCTATATCGCCCAGAAGCGTAAAATTTCCGAAGGCGACAAAATGGCCGGACGTCACGGCAACAAGGGTGTCGTAGCCCGTATTCTGCCTGAAGAAGATATGCCGTTCCTGCCGGACGGAACACCGGTGCAGGTTGTGCTCAACCCGCTGGGCGTTCCTTCGCGGATGAACATTGGTCAGGTGCTGGAAGTTCACCTTGGCTTCGCGGCCATGCGCCTGGGTATCCACGTCGCAACGCCGGTATTCGACGGAGCTCGTGAGTACGACGTCTTCGACACGATGGAAGAAGCCGGAATGCAGCGCAACGGTAAGACCATCCTGTATGACGGACGGACAGGTGAGCGTTTCGAACGCGAAGTTACCGTCGGCGTCATGCACATGATCAAGCTGGCGCACATGGTTGACGATAAAATCCATGCCCGTTCCACGGGACCATACTCGCTCGTTACGCAGCAGCCACTCGGCGGTAAAGCCCAGTTCGGCGGACAGCGTTTCGGGGAGATGGAAGTATGGGCGCTTGAAGCCTACGGCGCAGCCTATACGCTGCAAGAGATTCTTACGGTTAAATCCGATGACGTGGTTGGCCGTGTGAAGACCTACGAATCCATTGTCAAAGGCGAGAATGTGCCGGAGCCGGGCGTTCCTGAGTCCTTCAAAGTATTGATCAAAGAGCTTCAGTCTCTCGGTATGGATGTCAAAATCCTGAGCGGCGACGAGCAAGAGATCGAAATGAAGGAACTGGACGACGAGGATGAGACTTCAAGCGACAAGCTGAGCCTCAATCTGGAAGGTGCGGAAGTCGGAGTGGAATAA
- a CDS encoding class I SAM-dependent methyltransferase, producing MSQHYYSRKPEVQHDRRTLSAVLRGRTFRFTSDAGVFSKGDVDYGSRALIEAMEIPDGSSVLDVGCGYGPIGLAAAHLAPKGIVTMLDINSRAVELARENAKLNGISNVKILESDIFSAVAGQTFDIILTNPPIRAGKAVVYRIFEEAYEHLNENGALWVVIQKKQGAPSAAAKLEELFGEVKEIGKDKGYRILKAEKMTQ from the coding sequence ATGTCCCAGCATTATTACTCGCGGAAGCCGGAGGTTCAGCATGACAGACGCACCCTCAGCGCGGTACTCCGGGGCCGGACGTTTCGTTTTACAAGCGATGCCGGTGTGTTCTCCAAAGGAGATGTGGATTACGGAAGCCGGGCGTTGATCGAAGCTATGGAAATTCCCGACGGATCCTCGGTGCTTGATGTGGGTTGCGGCTACGGGCCGATCGGTCTTGCGGCGGCGCACTTGGCTCCCAAAGGCATAGTGACGATGCTTGATATCAACAGCCGGGCGGTTGAGCTTGCGCGTGAGAATGCTAAACTGAACGGAATTTCAAATGTCAAAATCCTGGAGAGCGATATATTCTCAGCGGTAGCCGGCCAGACCTTTGATATTATTTTGACCAATCCTCCGATCCGAGCCGGAAAAGCGGTGGTTTACCGGATTTTTGAAGAAGCCTATGAACATTTGAATGAAAACGGAGCACTCTGGGTCGTCATTCAGAAAAAGCAAGGGGCGCCGTCGGCCGCAGCCAAGCTGGAAGAGTTGTTTGGAGAGGTAAAGGAGATCGGGAAGGATAAAGGGTACCGTATTTTAAAGGCTGAGAAGATGACCCAATAA
- the rplL gene encoding 50S ribosomal protein L7/L12 translates to MSKEAILEEIKGMSVLELNELVKAIEEEFGVTAAAPVAVAGGAAVAAEAEQTEFDVILAGAGASKINVIKVVREITGLGLKEAKELVDNAPKPIKEKVSKEDADAVKAKLEEAGATVEVK, encoded by the coding sequence ATGAGTAAAGAAGCAATCTTGGAAGAAATCAAAGGCATGAGCGTATTGGAACTGAACGAACTGGTTAAAGCAATCGAAGAAGAATTCGGCGTAACTGCAGCAGCTCCTGTAGCCGTTGCTGGCGGAGCAGCCGTAGCAGCTGAAGCTGAGCAAACTGAATTCGACGTAATTCTGGCTGGCGCTGGCGCTTCCAAAATCAACGTAATCAAAGTCGTTCGCGAAATCACCGGCCTGGGTCTGAAAGAAGCCAAGGAACTGGTAGACAACGCTCCAAAACCGATCAAAGAAAAAGTAAGCAAAGAAGACGCAGATGCTGTCAAAGCAAAACTCGAAGAAGCAGGCGCAACTGTAGAAGTGAAGTAA
- the rplJ gene encoding 50S ribosomal protein L10 produces MANAKVIEAKQEAVDVVTGKLQNSITTVVADYRGLNVAQVTELRKQLREAGVEFQVLKNTLLRRATAAAELSELDEVLTGPTAIAFSENDAVAPAKILNDFAKKNDALKLKGGVVEGKVVSESQIKALAELPSREGLLSMLLSVLQAPMRNFALAVKAVADKEEQSA; encoded by the coding sequence TTGGCAAATGCTAAAGTAATTGAAGCTAAACAGGAAGCGGTTGATGTCGTTACTGGCAAACTGCAAAACAGCATCACGACTGTTGTTGCAGACTACCGCGGATTGAACGTTGCCCAAGTGACCGAGCTGCGTAAACAGCTTCGCGAAGCGGGCGTTGAGTTCCAAGTCCTGAAGAACACGCTGCTTCGCCGCGCAACTGCTGCGGCTGAGCTGTCCGAGCTGGACGAAGTTCTGACAGGCCCTACAGCTATCGCTTTCAGTGAGAATGATGCGGTGGCGCCTGCCAAAATTTTGAACGATTTTGCCAAAAAGAACGACGCTTTGAAATTGAAAGGCGGCGTTGTAGAAGGCAAAGTGGTAAGCGAGTCCCAAATCAAAGCGCTGGCTGAGCTTCCTTCTCGCGAAGGACTGCTGTCCATGCTGCTTAGCGTTCTTCAAGCGCCGATGCGCAACTTCGCGTTGGCAGTCAAGGCTGTTGCGGACAAAGAAGAGCAAAGCGCGTAA
- the rplA gene encoding 50S ribosomal protein L1: MAKHGKKYLEAAKLFNSEATYEPSEAVELVKKAATAKFDETVEAAVRLGVDPRKQDQAVRGVVVLPHGTGKTQRVLVFAKGDKAKEAEAAGADFVGDQDMINKIQQGWFEFDVCVATPDMMSEVGKLGRLLGGKGLMPNPKAGTVTFDVAKAVQEIKAGKIEYRLDKAGQIHAPIGKVSFDAAQLNENLKALIDALNRAKPAAAKGVYLKGIAISSTMGPSARVNTAVYR; the protein is encoded by the coding sequence ATGGCTAAACATGGTAAGAAATACCTGGAAGCTGCCAAGCTGTTCAACAGCGAAGCAACTTACGAGCCTTCGGAAGCCGTTGAGCTTGTGAAGAAGGCGGCAACTGCCAAATTCGACGAAACCGTTGAAGCGGCCGTTCGCCTGGGCGTTGACCCTCGTAAACAAGACCAAGCCGTTCGCGGTGTTGTTGTCCTGCCTCACGGCACAGGCAAAACCCAGCGCGTGCTTGTATTTGCGAAAGGTGACAAAGCGAAGGAAGCGGAAGCGGCTGGCGCTGATTTTGTTGGCGATCAAGATATGATCAACAAAATCCAACAAGGCTGGTTCGAGTTCGATGTCTGCGTAGCTACACCTGACATGATGAGCGAAGTCGGTAAACTGGGCCGTCTGCTCGGCGGTAAAGGCCTTATGCCTAACCCTAAAGCCGGCACGGTTACATTCGATGTTGCCAAGGCTGTTCAAGAAATCAAAGCCGGTAAAATCGAGTACCGTCTGGACAAAGCGGGTCAAATCCACGCGCCAATCGGCAAAGTGTCTTTTGACGCTGCTCAACTGAACGAGAACCTGAAAGCACTCATCGACGCGCTGAACCGTGCGAAACCGGCTGCAGCCAAAGGGGTATACCTCAAAGGCATCGCCATTTCTTCGACAATGGGACCAAGCGCTCGCGTGAACACAGCCGTTTACAGATAA
- the rplK gene encoding 50S ribosomal protein L11 produces the protein MAKKVIKVVKLQIPAGKANPAPPVGPALGQAGVNIMAFCKEFNARTADQAGLIIPVEISVFEDRSFTFITKTPPAAVLLRIAAKVEKGSGEPNKKKVAKLNRAAVREIAEQKMPDLNAASVEAAMRMVEGTARSMGITIED, from the coding sequence ATGGCTAAAAAAGTTATTAAAGTGGTGAAACTGCAGATTCCTGCAGGGAAAGCGAACCCTGCGCCTCCGGTAGGTCCGGCGCTCGGTCAAGCAGGTGTCAACATCATGGCATTCTGTAAGGAATTCAACGCCCGTACCGCCGACCAAGCCGGCCTGATTATCCCGGTTGAAATCTCGGTATTCGAGGATCGTTCCTTTACGTTCATCACCAAAACTCCTCCGGCTGCCGTTCTGCTCCGCATCGCTGCGAAAGTAGAAAAAGGCTCCGGCGAACCGAACAAGAAAAAAGTTGCAAAGCTGAACCGCGCTGCAGTGCGTGAAATCGCTGAGCAAAAAATGCCCGACCTGAATGCTGCATCCGTAGAAGCGGCTATGCGCATGGTTGAAGGTACTGCCCGCAGCATGGGCATCACGATCGAAGACTAA
- the nusG gene encoding transcription termination/antitermination protein NusG, whose product MEKRWYVVHTYSGYENKVKANLEKRVESMGMEDKIFRVLVPMEEEVVNKDGKKKAVMRKVYPGYVLVEMIQTDDSWYVVRNTPGVTGFVGSTGSGSKPTALLPEEVEQILKHMGMVEPKPKIDFEIKESVRIMVGPFANFVGSVEEILADKSKIKVHVNMFGRETPLELDFTQVEKI is encoded by the coding sequence ATGGAAAAAAGATGGTACGTCGTTCATACCTACTCCGGGTATGAGAACAAGGTCAAAGCCAATTTGGAAAAGCGCGTTGAGTCCATGGGCATGGAAGACAAAATATTCCGCGTTCTTGTTCCTATGGAAGAAGAAGTGGTAAACAAAGACGGCAAGAAGAAGGCTGTCATGCGTAAAGTTTACCCCGGATACGTTTTGGTGGAAATGATCCAGACGGATGATTCCTGGTATGTTGTCCGCAACACGCCGGGCGTTACCGGATTCGTAGGTTCGACAGGTTCGGGTTCCAAGCCGACCGCTCTGCTTCCGGAAGAGGTTGAACAAATTCTGAAGCATATGGGCATGGTTGAGCCGAAGCCGAAGATTGATTTCGAAATCAAGGAATCCGTACGCATCATGGTTGGTCCTTTTGCGAATTTTGTGGGCTCCGTGGAAGAAATTTTGGCTGACAAGAGCAAGATCAAGGTTCATGTTAACATGTTTGGAAGGGAAACCCCGCTGGAGTTGGATTTCACTCAAGTGGAGAAAATATAA
- the secE gene encoding preprotein translocase subunit SecE — protein MKNGFKSLFSFFTESWTELKKVRWPSRKELTNYTMIVLGTIIVVALYFWVLDIGISAVIEAII, from the coding sequence GTGAAGAACGGTTTTAAGTCTTTGTTTTCCTTTTTCACTGAGAGCTGGACTGAACTCAAAAAGGTTCGATGGCCCAGTCGTAAAGAACTGACAAACTATACTATGATCGTTCTCGGTACAATTATAGTAGTCGCGCTTTATTTCTGGGTTCTGGACATCGGTATTTCCGCTGTGATCGAAGCGATTATTTAG
- the rpmG gene encoding 50S ribosomal protein L33 yields the protein MRVIITLACTSCKQRNYATTKNKRNHPDRMELKKFCKFCNAQTPHRETR from the coding sequence ATGCGGGTAATTATCACTTTGGCTTGTACGAGCTGCAAGCAAAGAAACTACGCGACGACCAAAAACAAGCGTAATCATCCCGACCGCATGGAGTTGAAGAAGTTTTGCAAGTTTTGCAACGCGCAAACTCCTCATCGTGAAACTAGATAG